In Drosophila teissieri strain GT53w chromosome 2R, Prin_Dtei_1.1, whole genome shotgun sequence, the following proteins share a genomic window:
- the LOC122614790 gene encoding protein screw produces MLNVFIVTSLLYVASGTTYVTTSSHIEMPIYQKRPLSEQMEMIDILDLGDRPRRQAEPNLHNSASKFLLEVYNEISEDQEPKEVLHQRHKRSLDDDILISNEDRQEIASCNSILTFSSRIKPEEPGNELDMHITFNTNDVPVDLSLVQAMLRIYKQPSLVDRRENFTVSVYRKLDNRQDFSYRILGSVNTTTGQRGWLEFNLTETLRTWLLNKGLQRRNELRISIGDSQLSTFAAGLVTPQTSRSSLEPFIVGYFNGPELLVKIQKLRFKRDLEKRRAGGSPPPPPPPPVDLYRPPQSCERLNFTVDFKELHMHNWVIAPKKFEAYFCGGGCNFPLGTKMNATNHAIVQTLMHLKQPHLPKPCCVPTVLGAITILRYLNEDIIDLTKYQKAVAKECGCH; encoded by the coding sequence atgtTGAACGTGTTTATAGTAACCAGCCTGCTTTATGTTGCAAGTGGTACCACTTATGTGACCACCAGTAGTCACATCGAGATGCCAATATACCAAAAGCGTCCTTTGAGCGAGCAAATGGAGATGATTGATATCCTGGATTTGGGTGATCGTCCGAGAAGACAGGCGGAGCCCAATCTCCACAATTCAGCCTCCAAATTCCTTCTCGAAGTTTACAACGAGATCAGCGAGGACCAAGAGCCAAAAGAGGTCCTGCATCAGCGTCACAAACGCTCGCTGGACGATGACATCCTGATTTCAAACGAGGATCGACAGGAGATTGCCAGCTGCAACAGCATCCTTACCTTTTCCAGCCGTATAAAGCCCGAGGAACCGGGCAACGAGCTTGATATGCACATTACCTTCAATACCAACGATGTGCCAGTGGATTTGAGTTTGGTTCAGGCCATGCTCAGGATATACAAGCAGCCAAGTCTGGTGGACAGAAGGGAGAACTTCACCGTGTCCGTGTATCGAAAACTGGACAATCGCCAGGACTTCTCGTATCGCATTCTGGGCTCTGTGAATACTACGACCGGCCAACGTGGCTGGTTGGAATTCAATTTGACAGAAACTCTGAGGACTTGGTTACTCAATAAGGGACTGCAACGGCGAAATGAGCTAAGGATATCAATTGGCGACTCCCAACTGAGCACCTTTGCTGCTGGATTGGTGACTCCGCAGACCAGCCGCTCTAGCCTAGAGCCCTTTATTGTCGGCTATTTCAATGGCCCCGAGCTTTTGGTCAAGATACAGAAACTTCGCTTCAAGAGAGATCTAGAGAAGCGAAGGGCCGGTGGTtctccaccacctcctcctccaccgcccgTGGATCTGTACAGACCTCCACAGTCCTGCGAGCGTCTCAACTTCACCGTGGATTTCAAAGAGCTGCATATGCACAACTGGGTTATAGCGCCCAAAAAGTTCGAGGCTTATTTCTGCGGCGGCGGTTGCAACTTCCCGCTGGGCACCAAAATGAATGCCACCAACCACGCCATCGTCCAAACCCTGATGCACCTGAAGCAGCCGCACTTGCCCAAACCTTGCTGTGTGCCCACAGTTTTGGGAGCCATTACTATTCTAAGGTATCTGAATGAGGACATCATCGACCTGACCAAATACCAAAAGGCAGTGGCCAAGGAGTGTGGATGTCATTAg